Within the Candidatus Reidiella endopervernicosa genome, the region AACTCAGCCAGCAACCAGCCCGCCATCAGCAGTAGCACACCGACCGTAAGCAACAGATGGATCGTCGCGCTGAGCCAGACCGGCTTGGGCAGTGGTGTTCCGGCCAACACCGGCAGCAACTGCTGCAGCGCTCCGATCATCACCGAGCCGAGAAAACCGAGCGTGATGGCATGGGTGGCGGCGAGTAGTGGATAGGACCAGCGACTCTCAAATAGCTCTGGACCGAACCAGAGCGCGATCAATCCCGCCGCGATGGTAAACAGCGGTGCGGTGATAAAGAAACGCAGAGGTACCGAAAGCGGTGGGGTCTGCGCCAGCGAGAGGGCGGTGTAGTTCACGCGGAGAGCTGCTCCGCCGCCTGGCGCGCCTGCATCTCAGCGTCGGGGTCATCAAGCGACCAGATATAGACATCGAAGCGTCCCGAGGCGGCCTCTCGTTTTAGATAACCGCAGCGGCGTTGATCGAGGTTATCGAACAGCAGACAGGGGAAACGACGGTGGATCATATGCAGGTAGTCACCCGTGGCGAGTGACTCGGCCGCCGCCAGGGTGAGCACCAGTGGCTCGGGCGGCTCCATCTCACTGACATCGAGAAGTTGCTCGGCCACAGGCGGAACTCAGCGATGCTCCAGCTGATCGATCAGTTCGCTGCTCTGCGCACCGAGCACCTGGTCGAACATCGGATAGAGGATCTGCTCCTCCTTGGCGTTGTGCTGCTGCATCAGAATCAGCAGCGTCTCGGCATCGCCCAGATAGCTATCGCCATCGTGTGCCGCAACGGCACCCGCCATAGAGCCAAACAGG harbors:
- a CDS encoding DUF2249 domain-containing protein; translated protein: MAEQLLDVSEMEPPEPLVLTLAAAESLATGDYLHMIHRRFPCLLFDNLDQRRCGYLKREAASGRFDVYIWSLDDPDAEMQARQAAEQLSA